The following are encoded together in the Labeo rohita strain BAU-BD-2019 chromosome 17, IGBB_LRoh.1.0, whole genome shotgun sequence genome:
- the chrna2a gene encoding neuronal acetylcholine receptor subunit alpha-2a gives MDMEQKHFKLFWKNLPLFFLMVEHVKPVLSDGWIHAHAEDKLFKKLFMGYNKWSRPVRNISDVVIIKFGLSIAQLIDVDEKNQMMTTNVWLKQEWNDYKLRWNPSEFDNVTSIRVPSEMIWVPDIVLYNNADGEFAVTHMTKAHLFHTGKVSWVPPAIYKSSCSIDVTFFPFDQQNCKMKFGSWTYDKAKIDLEQIEGTVDLKDYWESGEWAIINAVGTYNTKKYDCCHEIYPDITYFFIIRRLPLFYTINLIIPCLLISCLTVLVFYLPSDCGEKITLCISVLLSLTVFLLLITEIIPSTSLVIPLIGEYLLFTMIFVTLSIVITVFVLNVHHRSPSTHKMPRWVHSVFLDLIPRWLFMRRPEPDQKRRNTPNLSTSKTWLQQETEVDGLNCQDMEFGLGVGISTSISSPSATSLHLSDSEPLLQKYELQQLGHVVNLCQRPAKLTNLVSDPSLTFSPCVLRALDGVRYIADHLRAEDEDFSVKEDWKYVAMVIDRIFLWMFIIVCLLGTIGLFLPPWISGMI, from the exons ATGGATATGGAGCAAAagcatttcaaattattttggAAGAATCTGCCGCTGTTCTTCCTTATGGTGGAGCACGTTAAACCTG TGTTATCAGACGGCTGGATCCATGCACATGCAGAAGATAAACTCTTTAAAAAACTCTTCATGGGTTACAATAAGTGGTCCAGACCCGTGCGGAACATCAGCGATGTTGTTATCATCAAATTTGGCCTCTCGATCGCCCAGCTTATTGATGTG GACGAGAAGAATCAAATGATGACAACAAACGTTTGGCTAAAACAG GAATGGAATGATTATAAACTGCGCTGGAATCCGTCTGAATTTGATAATGTGACGTCTATTAGAGTCCCGTCTGAGATGATTTGGGTGCCTGACATTGTCTTATACAATAA TGCAGATGGCGAGTTTGCGGTGACCCACATGACCAAAGCCCACCTGTTCCACACGGGAAAGGTGAGTTGGGTTCCTCCAGCAATCTACAAGAGCTCCTGCAGCATCGACGTCACCTTCTTCCCATTTGACCAGCAAAACTGCAAGATGAAGTTCGGCTCCTGGACCTACGACAAGGCCAAGATTGATCTGGAGCAGATCGAGGGCACCGTGGACCTGAAGGACTACTGGGAGAGCGGCGAATGGGCCATCATCAATGCCGTGGGAACCTACAACACAAAGAAATACGACTGCTGTCATGAGATCTACCCGGACATCACCTACTTCTTCATCATCCGCCGTCTGCCTCTGTTCTACACCATCAACCTTATCATTCCCTGCTTGCTTATTTCCTGCTTGACCGTGTTGGTGTTCTACCTGCCGTCGGACTGCGGAGAGAAGATCACGTTGTGTATTTCTGTCCTCCTTTCCCTCACTGTTTTCCTGTTGCTCATCACCGAAATCATTCCCTCGACATCTCTGGTTATCCCGCTGATTGGCGAGTACCTGCTCTTCACCATGATCTTTGTCACCCTCTCTATAgtcattactgtttttgtgcttAATGTGCACCATCGTTCGCCAAGCACACATAAAATGCCCCGTTGGGTTCATTCAGTGTTCCTGGACCTCATTCCCCGCTGGCTCTTCATGAGACGCCCGGAACCCGATCAGAAACGGCGCAATACGCCCAACCTTAGCACATCCAAAACCTGGCTTCAGCAGGAGACTGAGGTGGACGGGCTGAACTGTCAGGACATGGAGTTCGGGTTAGGGGTGGGAATCTCCACGTCCATCTCGTCCCCGTCCGCCACGTCTCTGCATCTGTCCGACTCTGAGCCTTTGCTCCAGAAGTACGAGCTCCAGCAGTTAGGACACGTGGTGAACCTGTGTCAGCGTCCAGCAAAGCTTACAAATCTTGTGTCAGATCCAAGTCTGACCTTCTCACCGTGTGTCCTACGAGCTCTGGACGGGGTGCGGTACATCGCTGATCACCTGCGTGCTGAGGACGAAGACTTCTCA GTCAAGGAGGACTGGAAATACGTGGCAATGGTGATTGACCGTATCTTCCTGTGGATGTTCATCATCGTGTGCCTGCTGGGGACGATCGGCCTCTTCTTACCTCCCTGGATATCAGGAATGATCTAA